In one window of Helianthus annuus cultivar XRQ/B chromosome 17, HanXRQr2.0-SUNRISE, whole genome shotgun sequence DNA:
- the LOC110921871 gene encoding L-lactate dehydrogenase B-like, with protein MQKISASSLALGPDGLNIAQSFFKPIHGALPPPPTTRNTKISVIGVGNVGMAIAQTILTQDLADEIALVDVNPDKLRGEMLDLQHAAAFLPRTTISASVDHSCTVGSDLVIVTAGARQLPGESRLNLLQRNVSLFSKIIPPLSAGSPETVMMIVSNPVDILTYVAWKLSGLPANRVIGSGTNLDSSRFRFLIADHLDVNAHDVQAYIMGEHGDSSVALWSSISVGGVPILSFLDRQQIAYEKQTLENIHKEVVQGAYEVIGLKGYTSWAIGYSVANLARTILRDQRKVHPVSVLAKGFYGINGGEVFLSLPTQLGRSGVMGVTSLHLTEDESQQLQKSAMTILEVQSELGI; from the exons ATGCAGAAAATTAGTGCTTCATCTTTAGCTCTTGGTCCAGATGGATTAAACATAGCTCAGTCCTTCTTCAAGCCCATCCATGGTGCattaccaccaccacccaccacccgcAACACCAAAATCTCCGTCATTGGCGTAGGAAATGTCGGTATGGCCATTGCACAAACCATTCTGACACAAGATCTCGCAGACGAGATCGCTCTCGTCGACGTTAACCCCGACAAGCTCCGTGGTGAGATGCTTGACCTCCAGCACGCCGCTGCATTCCTCCCACGTACCACTATCTCTGCATCCGTTGATCACTCATGCACTGTTGGTTCTGATCTTGTGATTGTAACCGCGGGTGCCCGCCAGTTACCCGGGGAGTCTAGGCTGAATTTGTTGCAGAGGAATGTGAGTTTGTTCTCCAAGATAATTCCTCCATTGTCAGCCGGGTCTCCGGAGACTGTTATGATGATAGTGTCTAACCCGGTGGATATTTTGACGTATGTTGCATGGAAATTATCTGGGCTTCCAGCTAACCGGGTTATCGGGTCAGGTACTAATCTGGATTCTTCACGCTTTCGGTTTCTCATTGCGGATCATCTTGATGTCAATGCCCATGATGTGCAG GCATATATCATGGGAGAGCACGGAGACTCATCTGTAGCACTATGGTCAAGCATAAGCGTTGGCGGAGTGCCGATACTTAGCTTTCTAGATAGACAACAAATCGCCTATGAGAAGCAAACACTCGAGAACATACACAAAGAGGTCGTCCAAGGTGCATATGAAGTGATTGGTTTAAAGGGTTATACATCATGGGCCATTGGTTACTCGGTTGCTAACCTAGCTCGGACCATATTAAGGGACCAACGCAAGGTGCATCCTGTTTCAGTACTAGCTAAAGGGTTCTATGGCATCAACGGGGGCGAGGTGTTCCTTAGCTTGCCCACACAGTTGGGAAGGAGCGGAGTGATGGGAGTGACGAGTTTGCATCTAACCGAAGATGAATCTCAACAACTTCAAAAGTCTGCTATGACCATTTTGGAGGTGCAAAGCGAATTGGGTATTTGA